A genomic segment from Nicotiana tabacum cultivar K326 chromosome 7, ASM71507v2, whole genome shotgun sequence encodes:
- the LOC142162337 gene encoding uncharacterized protein LOC142162337, with product MIINILVNSPKGSLFLESVDASDSSTDSTKMYSLFKSTIDSIGAENVVQVVTDNASENVKAGDLMSTGPLLLNMMKRFTKQRSLVKPARTRFASAFLTLHRMYEKKNNLKKLFVSDEYISSAYVREAQGRESVDIILSPSFWNNVVHALKIGGPLVKVLRLVDGEQRPPMSYLYKAIDSANEDIQASFSDQRKYKRVFEIIDKRWDSELHSPLHAAGLVLNPELL from the exons atgatcatcaATATCTTGGTGAATTCTCCTAAGGGAAGCCTGTTTCTTGAGTCCGTTGATGCAAGCGACTCTTCGACTGATTCAACCAAAATGTACTCCTTGTTCAAGAGTACAATAGACTCTATTGGAGCAGAAAATGTTGTTCAAGTTGTCACGGACAACGCCAGTGAAAATGTTAAAGCTGGCGATTTGATGTCTACTGG GCCTTTGTTATTGAACATGATGAAGAGATTCACTAAACAAAGAAGCTTGGTGAAACCTGCAAGGACAAGATTTGCTAGTGCTTTCTTGACTTTGCATAGGATGtatgagaaaaaaaataatttgaagaagtTGTTTGTTTCAGATGAGTACATTAGCAGTGCCTATGTAAGGGAAGCTCAAGGGAGAGAATCTGTAGATATTATACTTTCTCCTTCATTCTGGAACAATgtggttcatgcattgaagattggtGGTCCTTTAGTTAAAGTGCTTCGTTTGGTGGATGGGGAGCAAAGGCCACCAATGAGCTACCTGTACAAAGCAATTGATAGCGCAAATGAGGATATTCAAGCCTCTTTTAGTGatcaaagaaaatacaaaagagtCTTTGAGATCATAGATAAAAGGTGGGATAGTGAGCTTCATAGCCCTTTGCATGCAGCTGGACTTGTTTTGAACCCAGAACTGTTATGA